Genomic segment of Staphylococcus muscae:
GATCGTCTGTTTCCGCCATCATTAATTCAATCTCTTCACTATCTTCTTTTACTTGTTTATATTGACGATACACATCGACTGTTTTTTGAAGATCCGATTGTTCTTTTGAATACTGACGCAATTTATTGGCGTCACTCACAACATCAGGATCGCTTAGTAATTCATTTAATTGTTCGTATCTTTCTTCTACAATATCTAATTGATCAAACATTATTGATTATCCTCCTCTACCTTGTCACTCGGTAACACTACATGATGTGCGCGACAACGTGGTTCATAACTTTCATTCGCACCGACTAAAATGATCGGGTCATCGACTTTCGCCGGCTTGCCGTTGATTAAACGTTGTGTACGGCTTGATGATGCCCCACACACTGCACATACCGCTTGCAACTTCGTAATATGTTCACTCACTGCCAACATCTCAGGGACAGGTTCAAAAGGTTCACCTTTGAAGTCCATATCTAGTCCTGCCGTAATCACTCGATACCCTTGTTCAGCAAGTGATGTAGCAACATCCACAATTTCACGATCAAAAAATTGTATTTCATCAATACCTACAATATCGACACCTTTTAAGTCGTATTGTGTAATCTCTTTGGCAGACGAAATATTGACTGCTTCTATGGCGTTACCGTTGTGCGAAACGACTTTCTCTTTATGGTAACGATCGTCGATGAGCGGCTTGAAAACGACCACTTTCTGTTTCGCATAGACGCCTCGACGTAATCGACGAATTAATTCTTCTGATTTACCACTAAACATACTGCCAGTAATACATTCTATCCATCCCGAATGATACGCTTCATACATGACTTCTATCCACCTTTTTTAAAACAAATCACTTTATTATATCACAAACTTTTGTGTATTATAATTTATCTTCTATTTACAATAAAAAAAGCATCCCCAAGTAATATGAGAATGCTTGAACATACATTAGTTGTTTGATTTGAGACCAAATTTTTTGTTGAAACGTTCCACACGACCGTCTGCAGCAGCAAACTT
This window contains:
- a CDS encoding thymidine kinase; its protein translation is MYEAYHSGWIECITGSMFSGKSEELIRRLRRGVYAKQKVVVFKPLIDDRYHKEKVVSHNGNAIEAVNISSAKEITQYDLKGVDIVGIDEIQFFDREIVDVATSLAEQGYRVITAGLDMDFKGEPFEPVPEMLAVSEHITKLQAVCAVCGASSSRTQRLINGKPAKVDDPIILVGANESYEPRCRAHHVVLPSDKVEEDNQ